A genome region from uncultured Fibrobacter sp. includes the following:
- a CDS encoding ATP-binding protein produces the protein MYIIHKNRGAMLHRFIQNRLETLFKFFPCVLLTGARQVGKTTLVKELVPAGSMVTFDPVEDIRGAKADPDLFLKQMNSPGFLDEVQYVPQVLASLKRFVDEHANEKSLFYLSGSQNLNVLRGAAESMAGRVAVLDLYPLCFKEMFQKEEHGILEALLTDGADDFSGFGDGSVPPLSRLMWRGGMPGLLEMPNQLIPDFFTGYMRTYIERDVRNISEISNLTLFSRFVRLLSALSAQEVNSNELGRDLGIDRTTAVRWENICEASYQWIKIPPFNRNPVKRISGKSKGYFVDTGFLCNLQGIFSPEILASHPLYGHIFETFVVMEVVKRINAWHARPNIYHYRAYSGAEVDLLLECNGMVFPLEIKITTHPTKKDTKGITSFKETFPSENIGTAIVACNTPTPYKLADDIWAVPWWEL, from the coding sequence ATGTATATTATCCATAAAAATAGAGGTGCTATGCTCCATCGATTTATCCAAAATAGGCTTGAGACATTATTCAAGTTTTTTCCGTGTGTCTTGCTAACGGGTGCTAGACAGGTCGGTAAAACGACTCTGGTCAAAGAACTCGTCCCGGCGGGTTCAATGGTAACATTCGACCCTGTTGAGGATATTCGCGGAGCCAAGGCTGACCCAGACCTGTTCCTGAAGCAGATGAACTCGCCTGGATTTTTGGACGAGGTGCAATATGTGCCGCAGGTTCTCGCTTCTCTTAAGCGTTTTGTTGATGAACATGCGAATGAAAAATCGCTTTTCTACCTGAGCGGTTCGCAGAATCTAAATGTGTTGCGCGGAGCGGCGGAATCCATGGCCGGACGTGTTGCAGTACTTGATCTCTACCCACTTTGTTTTAAGGAGATGTTCCAAAAGGAGGAACACGGAATACTCGAAGCTCTGCTTACAGATGGCGCAGATGATTTTTCGGGATTCGGTGATGGATCTGTACCACCTCTGAGCCGCCTGATGTGGCGCGGCGGGATGCCTGGGCTTTTGGAAATGCCCAATCAGCTTATCCCAGATTTCTTTACGGGCTATATGCGAACCTATATCGAGCGCGATGTCCGTAATATTTCCGAGATTTCTAACCTAACCCTATTTTCACGTTTCGTGCGTCTGCTTTCGGCGTTGTCTGCACAAGAGGTAAACTCAAACGAACTGGGACGAGACCTCGGGATTGACCGTACCACGGCGGTTCGTTGGGAAAATATCTGCGAAGCTTCGTACCAGTGGATAAAGATTCCTCCGTTTAATAGGAACCCCGTCAAGCGAATTTCGGGCAAGAGCAAGGGCTACTTTGTCGATACAGGTTTTTTGTGCAACCTGCAGGGAATTTTTTCTCCAGAAATTCTTGCTTCTCACCCGTTATACGGGCACATATTTGAAACATTTGTCGTGATGGAAGTCGTGAAACGGATTAACGCTTGGCATGCCAGGCCCAACATCTACCACTATAGGGCGTATTCCGGAGCGGAGGTCGATTTACTTCTGGAATGCAACGGCATGGTTTTCCCATTGGAAATCAAAATTACGACACACCCCACCAAGAAAGACACGAAGGGAATCACCTCTTTTAAAGAAACTTTCCCGAGCGAAAACATCGGTACAGCGATTGTCGCCTGCAACACGCCCACCCCCTATAAGCTTGCCGATGACATTTGGGCCGTTCCTTGGTGGGAACTCTAA
- the dnaJ gene encoding molecular chaperone DnaJ — translation MAEKRDYYEVLGVGKDASADEIKHAYKKLAIKYHPDKNPGDKEAEEKFKEAAEAYDVLSNPEKRKNYDQFGFNAPGGGFGGGGFGGGGFSFEDIFSQFGDIFGGGFGFGGGGRRSSRKAGPPRGNDLQIKVALSYKEIFEGCTKKVRLKRYTPCTECNGKGGQDIKTCDTCHGTGRVRRVSGGFFQMVSESACPTCNGMGEVIANPCSRCHGEGRVQETEEISIKIPAGVAEGQYLNLRGEGNCGPRGGACGDLLAVIAEKPDDFFTREGDDLHCEVKVPIHKLVLGGTQRIPTLDGGEVQIKIAAGTQAGSILRLREQGLYPLNKRGDRGSLYVNIGVEIPKDLSREEKELYQKLAELRHDKETAQEESFLEKMKNLFK, via the coding sequence ATGGCTGAAAAAAGAGATTATTACGAAGTTCTAGGTGTCGGCAAGGACGCGAGTGCTGACGAGATCAAGCACGCCTACAAGAAACTTGCCATCAAGTACCACCCGGACAAGAACCCGGGCGACAAGGAAGCCGAAGAGAAGTTCAAGGAAGCTGCCGAAGCTTACGACGTTCTCTCGAATCCTGAAAAGCGCAAGAACTACGACCAGTTCGGTTTCAACGCCCCGGGCGGTGGCTTTGGTGGCGGCGGATTCGGCGGTGGCGGATTCAGTTTCGAAGATATTTTCTCGCAGTTCGGCGATATTTTCGGTGGTGGATTTGGCTTTGGCGGCGGTGGCCGCAGGAGCAGTCGCAAGGCGGGACCTCCGCGCGGTAACGATTTGCAGATCAAGGTGGCGCTCAGCTACAAGGAAATCTTCGAGGGTTGCACCAAGAAGGTGCGCCTCAAGCGCTACACCCCCTGTACCGAATGTAACGGCAAGGGCGGCCAGGACATCAAGACTTGCGATACCTGCCATGGAACGGGGCGCGTGCGCCGCGTGTCGGGCGGGTTCTTCCAGATGGTTTCCGAGAGCGCCTGCCCCACCTGTAACGGCATGGGCGAAGTCATCGCGAATCCGTGTAGCCGTTGCCACGGCGAGGGCCGCGTGCAGGAAACCGAAGAGATTTCCATCAAGATCCCGGCGGGCGTTGCCGAGGGGCAGTACCTGAACCTGCGTGGCGAAGGCAACTGCGGTCCCCGTGGCGGTGCCTGCGGCGACTTGCTGGCCGTGATTGCCGAGAAGCCCGACGACTTCTTTACCCGCGAAGGCGACGACCTGCATTGCGAAGTCAAGGTGCCCATCCACAAGCTGGTGCTTGGCGGTACGCAGCGCATCCCGACGCTGGACGGTGGCGAAGTGCAGATCAAGATTGCGGCCGGCACCCAGGCTGGAAGCATTCTCCGCTTGCGCGAGCAGGGCCTGTACCCGCTGAACAAGCGCGGTGACCGTGGAAGCCTCTACGTGAACATCGGCGTGGAAATCCCGAAGGACCTGAGCCGCGAAGAGAAGGAACTCTACCAGAAGCTCGCGGAACTGCGTCACGACAAGGAAACCGCACAGGAAGAATCCTTCCTCGAGAAGATGAAGAACCTGTTTAAATAG